Proteins found in one Lysinibacillus fusiformis genomic segment:
- a CDS encoding Ku protein, which translates to MHTVWKGSISFGLVNIPVKLHAATENKDVKLRQLHKDCHTPISYKKVCEGCNQEVKDEDIVKAYEYAKNKFVVLDQEDLENLRKENEDKAVEIIDFVQLTEIDPIYFERTYFLSPDSTGAKAYSLLRKTLEQSGKIGIAKIIIRSKEQLAIVRVYQNALVMETIHYPDEVRSIGDVPNIPSEQDVVQKELDTALMLVEQLTTTFNPEKYTDDYRNALLELIEEKKATNTIATSDNQRPIPENVTDLMTALQASLEKTKKPATRKRTTRTKKNA; encoded by the coding sequence ATGCATACAGTGTGGAAAGGCAGTATTTCCTTTGGACTGGTCAATATCCCTGTGAAACTACATGCTGCTACTGAAAATAAAGATGTCAAATTGCGTCAGCTTCACAAAGACTGTCATACGCCCATTAGCTACAAAAAAGTTTGTGAGGGCTGTAACCAAGAGGTAAAAGATGAAGATATCGTCAAGGCCTATGAATATGCCAAAAATAAATTTGTTGTGTTGGACCAAGAGGATTTAGAAAACTTGCGTAAGGAAAATGAAGATAAGGCTGTGGAAATTATTGATTTTGTGCAATTAACTGAAATCGATCCGATTTATTTTGAGCGTACCTATTTCTTATCGCCCGATTCGACCGGCGCCAAAGCCTATTCATTGTTACGTAAAACATTAGAACAATCAGGAAAAATTGGCATTGCTAAAATCATTATCCGTTCAAAAGAGCAGCTTGCCATCGTACGTGTTTATCAAAATGCCCTCGTGATGGAAACCATTCACTATCCAGATGAAGTTAGAAGTATTGGCGATGTACCCAATATTCCAAGTGAACAGGATGTTGTGCAAAAGGAGCTTGATACTGCACTCATGTTAGTGGAGCAACTAACAACTACATTCAACCCTGAAAAATATACAGACGATTACCGTAATGCTTTATTAGAACTAATTGAAGAAAAGAAAGCTACGAATACGATAGCTACAAGTGATAATCAACGCCCAATCCCTGAAAATGTCACCGATTTAATGACAGCGCTACAGGCTTCCTTAGAAAAAACGAAAAAGCCAGCTACAAGAAAACGGACAACACGAACAAAGAAAAATGCCTAA
- a CDS encoding AAA family ATPase, with amino-acid sequence MTKGFPQRIHIIGSVGSGKTTLARELSKTFQIPYYELDNVAWIRKESGDILRTDEEKKEHLQSILQTNSWIIEGIHQEEWVVDSFQQADCILFLDTPYKVRIFRIIKRFMKQKMGIEKAHYQPTFSIFFKMFRWNKRFEQKGKPRFFKQQSDLLNKILVIQQKKDLNNFLQQF; translated from the coding sequence ATGACAAAAGGGTTTCCACAAAGAATACATATCATTGGGTCCGTTGGCAGTGGGAAAACAACATTGGCGAGGGAGTTATCTAAAACCTTTCAGATTCCTTATTATGAGCTTGATAATGTGGCATGGATTCGAAAGGAATCAGGAGATATTCTAAGAACAGATGAAGAAAAAAAGGAGCACTTACAAAGCATTCTCCAAACGAACAGTTGGATTATCGAAGGGATACATCAGGAGGAGTGGGTTGTTGATAGCTTCCAACAAGCTGATTGCATTCTCTTTCTTGATACACCTTACAAAGTTCGGATCTTTCGTATTATAAAAAGATTTATGAAACAAAAAATGGGCATCGAAAAAGCTCATTATCAGCCAACTTTTTCGATCTTCTTTAAAATGTTTCGTTGGAATAAACGCTTTGAGCAGAAGGGGAAACCTAGATTTTTTAAACAACAAAGTGATCTGTTAAATAAAATTTTAGTGATTCAGCAAAAAAAGGATTTGAATAACTTCCTTCAGCAATTTTAA
- a CDS encoding serine hydrolase domain-containing protein: MTIHEQMLQQQVAGLSLAYIEDGELQKTECFGLLEVGKTTSINTETIFNACSISKLLTSILVLKLVEQELVDLDEDINQKLTSWKIPDNNYTRAKKVTLRHLLCHQAGIIDPKGSFPPLLSLTQMPSMGDILHGKTPYCRMPIESTIEPGHEFHYSDAAFCIVQLLIENTTGSMFPKLVTDLIFRPLAMTNSFFSSEVPTANTASGHHKDGTLTAQRHPIYPYDAACGLWTTPSDLAKLLLEVMQALKGKGTLGLSSIHELIRPQGCKEWMGLGVFLDSTGEQLEISSLGWGVGYQCMLVSYPHLEKGFVAMSNTDTGVHQMQGLLGDIYRSFVN; this comes from the coding sequence ATGACAATACACGAGCAAATGCTGCAACAACAAGTAGCTGGTCTCAGCCTTGCCTATATAGAGGATGGAGAGCTTCAGAAAACAGAGTGCTTTGGGCTGTTAGAGGTCGGAAAAACTACCAGCATCAATACAGAAACCATCTTCAATGCCTGTTCAATCAGTAAACTATTAACAAGCATTTTAGTGCTGAAGCTAGTCGAGCAAGAACTAGTAGATTTAGATGAGGATATTAATCAAAAACTTACGTCCTGGAAGATACCAGATAATAACTATACTAGGGCAAAAAAAGTAACATTACGACATTTGTTATGTCATCAGGCAGGTATTATTGACCCTAAAGGCAGCTTTCCTCCCTTACTTTCATTGACACAAATGCCTTCGATGGGCGATATATTACACGGTAAAACACCTTATTGTCGCATGCCAATCGAAAGTACCATTGAACCGGGACATGAATTTCATTACTCCGATGCAGCCTTTTGCATCGTTCAATTACTGATTGAGAACACCACAGGCTCAATGTTTCCTAAACTCGTGACAGACCTTATTTTTCGACCACTAGCCATGACAAACAGCTTTTTTTCTTCCGAAGTTCCAACTGCTAATACAGCAAGTGGTCATCATAAAGATGGCACCTTAACAGCCCAAAGACACCCAATCTACCCATACGATGCAGCTTGCGGATTATGGACAACACCGTCAGATCTAGCAAAATTATTACTAGAGGTAATGCAGGCATTGAAAGGAAAAGGTACACTTGGATTATCTTCAATCCATGAGCTAATTCGTCCTCAAGGATGTAAGGAATGGATGGGCCTTGGTGTATTTCTTGATAGTACTGGCGAGCAGCTTGAAATATCCTCCCTTGGCTGGGGAGTTGGCTACCAATGTATGCTAGTGTCCTACCCTCATTTAGAAAAAGGCTTTGTTGCCATGTCTAACACCGATACAGGTGTCCATCAAATGCAAGGTCTCTTAGGCGATATCTATCGTTCCTTTGTCAACTAA
- a CDS encoding dihydrofolate reductase family protein — protein MSREIVVFIAGSLDGFIAKENDDLQWLEETEGEGDNGYADMYQTIDTVIMGKRTYDYILEHSDTFPYPDKKCYVFTTAQNGENEHVTFVQEDVVTFTKRLKEQKGAKIWMVGGAIILDAFLQEQLIDEWIITITPHLLGSGIPLFTSPRPFENLRLLETKRYGQMVQMHYQVRKEA, from the coding sequence ATGTCACGAGAAATAGTGGTATTTATTGCAGGGAGTTTAGATGGATTTATTGCTAAGGAAAATGATGATTTGCAGTGGCTGGAAGAAACGGAGGGAGAAGGAGATAATGGCTACGCTGATATGTATCAAACCATTGATACCGTCATTATGGGAAAACGAACTTATGATTATATTCTAGAGCACAGTGATACGTTCCCCTATCCTGATAAAAAATGCTATGTGTTCACAACAGCTCAAAATGGGGAAAATGAGCATGTGACTTTTGTCCAAGAAGATGTGGTCACATTTACTAAACGATTAAAAGAGCAAAAAGGTGCAAAAATTTGGATGGTTGGTGGAGCAATTATACTAGATGCCTTTTTACAGGAGCAATTAATTGATGAATGGATTATTACCATCACACCACATTTACTGGGCTCGGGAATACCTTTGTTTACATCTCCACGTCCGTTCGAAAATTTAAGGCTACTGGAGACAAAGCGATATGGTCAAATGGTACAGATGCATTATCAGGTGAGGAAAGAGGCTTAA
- a CDS encoding helix-turn-helix transcriptional regulator, translated as MSKAKRLIDILLFVSAKKKFTAQEIADTFNISVRTVHRYLLDLSDMGLPIYAEQGRHGGYTVLSNAILPPILFTEEEAVAIFFAFQSLHYYRDLPFNTEMKSVSQKLYDSLQQEAKKKVDTLQSYMAFWNPKRAITTPLLTDVLEAIINRSQLHIQYESKSGITSKHIQPIGVYAHDGLWYMPALLLPNEKILLFRVDRIHAMTISDKSHKTTMNLQQWLESDYAPQQPIRLYVELSSEGVRQCLSEPHLEKAVVRQSDGTGYIDTMIDQNELHFNSSLFFRLGQHAIVKEPQALIQLLRQHAQELFAIYPEQTET; from the coding sequence ATGTCCAAAGCCAAACGATTAATTGATATTTTGTTATTTGTCAGTGCGAAAAAGAAATTTACAGCGCAGGAAATTGCCGACACATTCAATATTTCAGTGCGAACAGTGCATCGCTACCTTTTAGATTTAAGTGATATGGGACTGCCCATCTATGCGGAGCAAGGTAGACATGGTGGCTATACTGTTTTATCAAATGCAATCCTCCCTCCTATTTTATTTACGGAGGAAGAAGCAGTCGCCATTTTCTTTGCATTTCAATCTCTGCACTACTATCGTGATTTACCTTTTAATACTGAAATGAAGTCTGTCTCTCAAAAACTATATGACTCCTTACAGCAGGAGGCCAAGAAAAAGGTGGATACGTTGCAATCGTATATGGCCTTTTGGAATCCTAAAAGAGCCATTACAACGCCACTCTTAACAGACGTTTTAGAGGCGATCATCAACCGGTCACAATTGCATATCCAGTATGAATCAAAGTCTGGTATCACATCAAAGCATATCCAGCCTATTGGCGTGTACGCTCATGATGGCTTATGGTATATGCCTGCATTGTTGCTACCAAATGAAAAAATATTACTCTTCCGTGTCGATCGTATTCATGCCATGACGATCAGTGATAAAAGCCATAAAACGACGATGAATTTGCAACAGTGGCTTGAAAGTGACTATGCGCCTCAACAGCCTATTCGCTTATATGTAGAATTATCAAGCGAAGGCGTTCGTCAATGTTTAAGTGAGCCCCATCTTGAAAAAGCTGTTGTTCGACAAAGTGATGGAACAGGCTATATCGATACGATGATTGATCAAAATGAGCTCCACTTTAATAGTTCCCTATTCTTTCGCCTTGGTCAACATGCGATTGTTAAAGAACCCCAAGCATTGATTCAGCTTTTGCGTCAGCATGCACAGGAGCTATTCGCGATATATCCTGAGCAAACTGAGACCTAA
- a CDS encoding DUF418 domain-containing protein: MQPTNINKRIDTLDYLRGFALLGIILVNIPALMWIEPPKLANDIAYSRFLTLFVEGKFFIIFSFLFGIGFYLFISRAKVRGEKAYALFSRRLLILLLMGLVHFYFQPGEALTVYAFFGFVALPFYKMRKEINVIIGFILLAITAYFGLKILMPFPLILLGLAAGQYRLFENISMHQRKIMLVTIIMGCISIASWFYQWLYVPDAIVNIDNMTKDQLEAHSTNIEQFALIGLQFSPFASTFYMGTIILLLQSTLFQRLLAPLKAYGRMALTNYLGQTALILVIGHAFQLIGHLRYIESLWICLGIYVCQLLFSKLWLHFFRFGPMEWLWRMGTYWTVPPLRQSNKDSL, translated from the coding sequence TTGCAACCGACCAACATTAATAAACGAATTGATACATTAGATTATTTAAGAGGGTTCGCCTTACTGGGCATTATTTTAGTCAATATTCCTGCATTAATGTGGATAGAACCACCTAAGCTAGCGAACGACATTGCCTATAGCCGCTTTTTAACACTTTTTGTAGAGGGTAAATTTTTTATCATTTTTTCATTTTTATTTGGGATAGGATTTTATCTCTTTATATCACGGGCCAAGGTAAGGGGAGAAAAAGCCTATGCCTTATTTAGTCGTAGACTTTTGATTTTACTGCTTATGGGGCTTGTACATTTTTATTTCCAACCAGGTGAAGCCTTAACTGTCTATGCTTTCTTTGGCTTTGTAGCCTTACCTTTTTATAAAATGCGCAAAGAAATCAATGTTATCATTGGGTTCATTCTTTTAGCCATTACTGCTTATTTTGGCCTTAAAATTTTGATGCCATTTCCACTGATTTTACTAGGTCTAGCTGCTGGTCAATATCGATTATTTGAAAATATCTCTATGCATCAAAGAAAAATTATGCTAGTGACGATTATTATGGGGTGTATTAGTATTGCTAGCTGGTTTTATCAATGGCTGTATGTGCCTGATGCCATTGTCAATATTGATAATATGACTAAGGATCAGCTAGAAGCACATAGTACAAATATCGAGCAATTTGCATTAATCGGACTACAGTTCAGCCCATTTGCTTCCACATTTTATATGGGAACAATCATCCTATTATTACAAAGCACTTTGTTTCAGCGACTATTAGCGCCATTAAAAGCATATGGGCGCATGGCCTTGACTAATTACTTGGGCCAAACAGCACTCATTCTAGTAATCGGTCACGCCTTCCAGCTAATTGGGCATCTTCGCTACATTGAATCTTTGTGGATTTGTCTTGGTATTTATGTTTGCCAATTGCTGTTTAGCAAGCTATGGTTACACTTTTTCCGCTTCGGCCCGATGGAATGGCTGTGGCGTATGGGTACCTATTGGACAGTTCCTCCCCTAAGACAAAGTAATAAAGATTCTTTATAG
- a CDS encoding malate synthase, with amino-acid sequence MNLINKKVTHKRFGIGSIVKQNDSSIEIHFASENKRFVFPDVFGKHLTIHDKSDAKLLEEIIQKKEIERKEEESRMEEAKELQRKELVLRLEHEKLMNNHKLHPASQMVFWCDTEEQNSSFSEWKVFSGILKSGNNKGKPNKPSRLHQNSAVLLTARESSKPEKDRRILGVYMVNENFVGKLCEDGHIPAHSKYRIQLTEQESDQLLFWQYYINEKFPEKMTWKTGKYRYFENLWMAQILLDIISLKSDPKERELAQQFFKHFCKMNQITVQELPKPNGALTRI; translated from the coding sequence ATGAATCTAATTAATAAGAAAGTTACACACAAGCGTTTTGGCATAGGTAGTATAGTTAAACAAAACGATTCTAGTATTGAAATACATTTTGCATCAGAAAATAAAAGGTTTGTTTTTCCAGACGTATTTGGAAAGCACCTAACAATACATGATAAAAGTGATGCTAAGTTACTTGAGGAAATTATACAAAAAAAGGAAATTGAACGAAAAGAAGAAGAATCGCGGATGGAAGAGGCAAAAGAACTTCAACGGAAAGAACTAGTACTTCGCTTGGAACACGAAAAACTTATGAATAACCATAAACTTCATCCCGCATCACAAATGGTTTTTTGGTGTGACACAGAAGAACAGAATAGTTCTTTTTCAGAGTGGAAAGTTTTTTCAGGCATATTAAAGAGTGGTAATAACAAAGGAAAGCCAAACAAGCCGAGCCGCCTGCACCAGAATAGCGCTGTTCTATTAACGGCAAGAGAATCCAGCAAGCCTGAAAAAGATAGACGTATCTTAGGTGTCTATATGGTGAATGAAAATTTTGTCGGTAAGCTGTGTGAAGATGGACATATTCCTGCTCATTCAAAATACAGAATTCAACTGACAGAACAGGAATCAGATCAGCTGCTGTTCTGGCAATACTATATAAATGAAAAATTCCCCGAAAAAATGACATGGAAGACAGGTAAATATCGTTACTTTGAAAATTTATGGATGGCTCAAATTTTACTTGATATCATTTCGTTGAAAAGTGACCCAAAAGAACGAGAGTTGGCGCAACAATTCTTTAAACACTTTTGTAAAATGAATCAGATAACAGTTCAAGAATTACCAAAGCCGAATGGCGCATTAACACGTATTTAG
- a CDS encoding RidA family protein, whose protein sequence is MKTNILRKNPMQVPSPVGKYSHITIIPKDATMYVFSGQIGVDQDEQLPGGLIEQTINTFKNIEALLATEGLDASHVVKVNIWATEEIDWYHFDQQWEVMFGHSYPSMTIAYVSALGLPDIKIEIELWAAK, encoded by the coding sequence ATGAAAACAAACATATTACGTAAAAATCCAATGCAGGTACCTAGCCCTGTTGGGAAATATAGCCACATCACAATCATTCCGAAAGATGCAACAATGTATGTATTCTCTGGACAAATAGGGGTTGATCAAGATGAGCAACTGCCTGGAGGTCTAATTGAACAAACGATCAATACATTTAAAAATATTGAAGCGCTTTTAGCAACTGAGGGATTGGATGCTTCTCATGTGGTAAAGGTGAATATATGGGCGACAGAGGAGATTGATTGGTATCATTTCGATCAGCAATGGGAAGTAATGTTTGGTCATTCCTATCCCTCTATGACTATTGCTTATGTATCTGCATTAGGGCTACCAGATATAAAAATAGAGATTGAACTTTGGGCTGCTAAATAG
- a CDS encoding response regulator transcription factor, whose product MKILIAEDDNRLRKNIVHIIQKEFHQVDAVDNGQHALEYILFHTYDLVILDWMMPEISGIDVCKEARRNGYEGGILILTAKDDSNDIICGLDAGADDYVVKPFKMEELLARIRAILRRKNKSIHQIIQIDDLKLYLDSRTLYKDNQEILLTKNEFLLLEYLFINKGIVLTREQIYTQVWGFDHEMTNNNLDALVKLVRKKIDYNRSKSIIENIRGIGYRVR is encoded by the coding sequence TTGAAAATACTGATAGCAGAAGATGATAATCGATTAAGAAAAAACATTGTTCACATCATTCAAAAAGAATTTCATCAGGTGGATGCTGTAGATAATGGTCAACATGCATTAGAATACATACTGTTTCATACATACGATCTAGTCATTCTAGATTGGATGATGCCAGAAATAAGCGGTATTGATGTGTGCAAAGAAGCTAGAAGAAATGGTTATGAAGGTGGCATATTAATACTAACAGCAAAGGATGATAGCAATGACATCATCTGTGGATTAGATGCAGGTGCTGATGATTATGTTGTTAAACCATTTAAAATGGAAGAACTCTTAGCCAGAATACGTGCCATTTTAAGAAGAAAAAATAAATCCATTCATCAAATCATTCAAATTGATGATTTAAAGTTATATTTGGATTCCAGGACACTTTATAAAGATAATCAAGAAATACTATTAACTAAAAACGAATTTTTATTGTTAGAGTACCTTTTTATCAACAAAGGCATCGTTCTTACTAGAGAACAAATTTACACACAAGTATGGGGCTTTGATCATGAAATGACTAACAACAACCTTGATGCGTTAGTAAAATTAGTTCGTAAAAAAATCGATTATAATCGATCAAAATCCATTATTGAAAACATTAGAGGTATAGGATACAGAGTGAGGTAG
- a CDS encoding sensor histidine kinase, producing the protein MFKKTRKKLTLFNSIYFIGFFFAFLIILYFSLVQLMNYQQVEELETYYEEQYHDFFEHKNDNEGKLEFNPNGMYFYYIYTKDQILVHGDENYQGLFKDLEKIIQTENPSKRFVKNINWRDRHLLILSKPIQTNDEFLGYIVIGKSTTSQYHFFQKMILLFIVLIIIFTIIIGFLSYYMAGKAMIPIQHALEKQKNFVSDASHELRTPLSVFYSSLDILESDEANNMSDFGKELIEDLKHEAELMKELLDKLLFLARHDKNRINSTKEKISLTELLITISRKFKRALPKTIVFETEIQPNVKFIGNSNNITELIYILLDNAAQYTQKGSIYLKLLQTDKMIYIYIEDTGIGISKEDLPFIFDRFFRSDAVRNRNGTGLGLAIADSIVQDHVGTITVQSELEKGTTFCIQFPL; encoded by the coding sequence ATGTTTAAGAAAACCCGTAAAAAATTAACTTTATTTAACTCCATTTATTTTATAGGCTTTTTCTTTGCTTTTCTTATTATTCTTTATTTTTCATTAGTTCAACTAATGAATTATCAACAAGTAGAAGAACTAGAAACTTATTACGAAGAACAATATCATGATTTTTTTGAGCACAAAAATGATAATGAAGGGAAATTAGAATTTAACCCAAATGGTATGTATTTTTACTATATTTATACAAAAGACCAGATACTAGTCCACGGTGACGAAAACTATCAAGGCTTATTTAAAGATCTAGAAAAAATCATTCAAACGGAAAACCCTTCTAAACGTTTTGTAAAAAATATAAATTGGCGTGATAGACATCTTTTAATTTTATCGAAACCCATTCAGACTAACGATGAATTCCTAGGATATATTGTTATAGGCAAATCGACCACATCACAATATCATTTTTTTCAAAAAATGATTTTACTGTTTATTGTTTTAATTATAATTTTTACGATAATAATTGGATTCTTAAGTTACTACATGGCAGGAAAAGCCATGATCCCCATTCAACATGCACTTGAAAAACAGAAAAATTTTGTTTCAGATGCTTCTCATGAGTTAAGAACACCGCTAAGTGTATTTTATAGTTCACTCGATATTTTAGAATCTGATGAAGCTAATAATATGAGTGATTTCGGTAAAGAATTAATCGAAGATTTAAAGCATGAAGCAGAGTTAATGAAAGAGCTATTAGATAAACTATTATTTTTAGCCCGACATGACAAAAATCGTATTAATTCAACTAAAGAAAAAATCTCCTTAACAGAGTTGCTAATAACGATTAGTAGGAAGTTTAAAAGAGCGTTACCGAAAACAATAGTTTTCGAAACAGAAATCCAACCTAATGTTAAATTTATTGGAAATTCAAATAATATAACTGAATTAATTTATATATTATTAGATAATGCAGCGCAGTACACACAAAAAGGTTCAATCTATCTAAAGCTTTTACAAACTGATAAAATGATATATATCTACATTGAAGATACAGGCATTGGGATTTCTAAGGAAGACCTCCCTTTTATTTTTGATAGATTTTTCCGGAGTGATGCTGTGAGAAACAGAAACGGAACAGGACTAGGACTTGCTATAGCTGATTCTATTGTTCAAGATCACGTAGGAACAATTACAGTTCAAAGCGAGTTGGAAAAAGGTACAACATTTTGCATTCAATTTCCTCTTTAA
- a CDS encoding ferric reductase-like transmembrane domain-containing protein encodes MLFSTWEWIRLLGLLSYFYFSMSIFFGLLRKSSTLKTNKNLYFQLHQMSGWMGFITVIVHFLLLMIDKYEPYTISEIVLPFSANYQVLLSGLGTIAFYLFLIVLLTSDIWINKMNFSLWKKMHFLVLPAWILSLIHGLFIGADSNQMLIILFYSSTVMVIIIALLVRLMSDGFKKKNQKQGVSK; translated from the coding sequence ATGTTATTTAGTACTTGGGAATGGATTCGATTATTAGGTCTTTTAAGTTATTTTTACTTCAGTATGTCCATTTTTTTTGGTTTACTAAGGAAATCTTCTACTCTCAAGACCAATAAAAACTTGTACTTTCAATTACATCAAATGAGTGGATGGATGGGATTTATCACTGTTATTGTACATTTCCTTTTACTAATGATTGATAAGTACGAACCCTATACTATTTCTGAAATCGTATTACCTTTTAGCGCTAACTATCAGGTATTGTTGTCTGGGCTAGGAACCATAGCTTTTTATTTATTTTTAATAGTTCTTTTAACATCAGATATATGGATAAATAAAATGAACTTCTCACTTTGGAAGAAGATGCATTTTCTTGTTTTACCTGCTTGGATATTATCACTTATTCATGGGCTATTCATTGGTGCTGACTCTAATCAAATGTTAATAATTTTATTTTATAGTAGTACAGTAATGGTTATAATTATCGCACTACTTGTAAGGTTGATGAGTGATGGGTTTAAGAAGAAAAATCAAAAGCAAGGTGTTAGCAAGTAA
- a CDS encoding FAD:protein FMN transferase has product MDTLSLNTMNTNFYIEIAGTQKMDWKDKVVKWLQYVAREWSRFEPNNELNQINQLRVGEIGRISPALYDCLKEADNYYTLTNNIFSPYLKLHLEQHGYDRSFPFQESKYEPIQIEKKANKPFLFLDHNEVLKTSNQLIDLGGFAKGYIVEKIADWLRQVSPEFGIVDGGGDMKMWSSGKKTWTIGIAHPFHIHEEISTIRIQNGAIATSNCIFRSWKQQGKEKHHLLDGRTGEVMISPILQTTIITNSLCQAEVATKLAFLLNEQELQVWFDKLQMLCACLIAKDDGSIYWLKGGEKLDVI; this is encoded by the coding sequence TTGGATACCCTATCATTAAACACGATGAATACAAACTTTTATATTGAAATTGCTGGAACACAAAAAATGGATTGGAAAGACAAAGTGGTGAAATGGTTGCAATACGTTGCAAGAGAGTGGTCGAGATTTGAGCCAAATAATGAGTTAAATCAAATTAATCAACTAAGGGTAGGAGAAATAGGCAGAATCTCTCCTGCATTATATGATTGTTTAAAAGAAGCAGACAACTATTATACATTAACTAATAATATATTTTCTCCGTATTTAAAATTACATTTAGAACAACATGGGTATGATCGATCCTTTCCTTTTCAAGAATCAAAGTATGAGCCAATACAAATAGAAAAAAAGGCAAATAAGCCATTTCTTTTTTTGGATCACAATGAAGTTTTAAAAACGAGTAATCAATTAATTGATTTAGGTGGATTTGCCAAAGGATACATAGTTGAAAAAATAGCTGATTGGCTTAGACAGGTTTCTCCAGAGTTTGGAATAGTAGATGGTGGTGGAGATATGAAAATGTGGTCGTCAGGCAAAAAGACATGGACCATTGGGATTGCTCATCCATTTCATATACACGAAGAGATCAGTACAATTAGAATTCAAAATGGAGCAATTGCCACTTCGAATTGTATATTTAGAAGTTGGAAACAGCAGGGGAAAGAAAAGCATCACTTATTGGATGGAAGAACCGGAGAGGTAATGATTAGCCCAATCCTTCAAACAACAATAATAACAAACTCATTATGTCAAGCAGAAGTGGCAACAAAACTTGCTTTTTTATTAAATGAACAAGAATTACAAGTATGGTTTGACAAACTACAGATGCTTTGTGCTTGCTTGATAGCAAAAGATGATGGAAGTATATATTGGCTAAAAGGAGGAGAAAAATTAGATGTTATTTAG
- a CDS encoding copper amine oxidase N-terminal domain-containing protein yields the protein MRIIKVLLIIILIWPFVDAKIANADDEEDYKKYEGDVHKKYNDDYDDDSEEDDDDDKEEDEYEYYDQRYLETNSNTWNIWTRSTYVKKGELPFKEAKEIQLKLENNNNTVSLYLIPLDGEIYVPGKIVAELLGAKVVNYDNSKILEINNGGTELIFRAGTNVVYYNEIKSPIPAVTFYLNDNMYVPISVISNGLGYVAEWQEMNNSVVLKLLK from the coding sequence ATGAGGATTATCAAAGTACTTCTAATTATTATTTTAATTTGGCCATTTGTTGATGCCAAAATAGCAAATGCGGATGATGAAGAAGATTATAAAAAATACGAGGGTGATGTTCATAAAAAGTACAATGATGATTATGATGATGACTCGGAAGAAGATGATGATGACGATAAAGAAGAGGATGAATACGAATATTATGACCAAAGATACCTTGAAACAAATAGTAATACATGGAATATTTGGACAAGATCGACTTATGTAAAAAAAGGAGAGTTACCCTTTAAAGAAGCGAAAGAAATTCAATTAAAACTAGAAAATAATAATAATACAGTGTCACTTTACTTGATTCCTTTAGATGGTGAAATATATGTGCCAGGTAAAATTGTTGCTGAACTTTTAGGTGCAAAAGTAGTTAATTATGATAATAGTAAAATATTAGAAATTAATAACGGTGGTACAGAACTAATTTTTCGTGCGGGGACAAATGTTGTGTACTATAACGAGATAAAATCACCGATACCAGCTGTTACATTTTACTTGAATGATAATATGTATGTTCCAATTAGTGTAATTTCAAATGGTTTGGGCTATGTGGCTGAATGGCAAGAAATGAATAACTCTGTTGTATTGAAGTTATTAAAATAA